The Carassius carassius chromosome 5, fCarCar2.1, whole genome shotgun sequence DNA window CGGTGTTACTCCTTAAGCCAGAGAAAACTGTTTCACCAGTGACAAAAGCATCAAAATCACCAAAATGTTCCACAGGAACAAGAAGAGAGGTTTGCAAATCCACACTATTTTCCAGTGTCTTTTCATTATCCGGACTGTCACTTGAGTTCCGAGTTTCCTGAGCCACCAGCGTTCGTCCACTATATGTCCACAAGTTGTTGCTGTCCGTTATTCTAGGTTCACCGGATGCCTCGTGTTGTGCTGATCTCTCTCTCCGATGTGATCTGCTGCTACTCACGCCGTCTAGATATTGTGAGTGTGTTCGTCTGATGTAATACCAAAAAGAGTTGTAGACTCGGTACTCTTTAGTGCACCCATCTATTCCACAAACCAGACGGAAATCTGGACTACGACTATGTGCAAAATTGATGTGGCTCAATAAAGATTTGAGAGTAAGAGCCACAAACACATAACAAATGATGCAGCGCCAAATCATTTTCTCCGGTAAAATCAAAGCAAGCTTTCGTAGCTAACGTACCTCAAATTAAACAGAAGAGACGTTGAGTTTAAAACTAATGTCAAATCTATTTTTCAACAGTAACCAATTAACTACATTAAAGCCGGAATAACTACTATAACGTTCTTAACGTGCCAAATTAAAAACGTACAACACAGGAAATAAGAAAAACGCGCGAGAGTGCATGCGCAACAGTGCGTCGATCCTGTGACGTATTAACGTTTTGTAATACGCATGCGCAATCATCGTGCCAAAGTGCAGCAAGGAAACGAAGGCACTTCCTCCCGCCAGTTTCTCACGATGGACGGACTCGATGAAGTTGCGATTTGTACTCTAAAAGGACTTTTTTGGAAAGTCAGTTAATTCTATTGGTCATTCTGTGTATTTGAAGTTGAATTgtaatcttaaatgattcctaCCGGAAACAGCGCTCATGTAACTGAATGAAATTAACTGATCATTCAGTCTTTTTCTCAGTCTTTTTGTCTGAAATTTCAGCCTGTCCCTTGTTGCTTTCCATCTCTTTAGTTGTACTAGTTAGTACAAATTAAGTTATACTTAATTTATTAAAAGCGGCCTATATCCAAATATGACCTCAATTTTTTTGTGACGTCACCCTGAGGCAAATTCAATTAAACTATCACTTCTGTTGTTTTATcgttaacactttataataaatttGTATTCAGTGACAATAGTCAACTGTTTTACAACATTTGTTTTGCAGCACTTATTGATCCTCGTGTTACATGgactattatatttttttttttaaatgtgcatacCACAACATTGGTTATTTCATAATGAACATACAATGAACATTTTTACAACCATTTACCAATACttttaaatgctctaaaactgttTATTGCTTTTTCATGATACCTAATGCATTTACTGATGCTGACAAAAATAACCTTTTTGTCAAGTGTtgaatattttatcattattgcctgtttatttaacttaattaatAAGCCATTTCATAAATTTATATTTCTGCCATGTTAGGACCATGTTATAAAACAGAAATGTCTCTATTTCTCTTATTAAATAGCTATAATCAAGTGAATGCATTTTCACAATATCTGAAAAAGTTATGCATACAAAGTATAATGCACCTGACCTATGCTAACTAACGTATTTACATGTGTTCTAAGCTGCTAACATTGGGGAAGACATTTTACCAACTCTCTCACGGGATGATATCCGAGATCTCTTTCCTGGTCCTGAGCACTTCCTGCGACGCAAAGCCATTTGGCATATTGTTCATAAGGAAGAACAGGTAATTTTACTTAaacccttaactgtcaccccatTTTTGAGAATAAACATGATTCCAATCCAAACTTAAATGTTTATAATACAAGAATGCTTTGAAAAACAGACCTAAATTTGGTCTGCTTAATATTgctgatgaaaagtatgaaaaactTATGAaagtttaaatttactgtaaatcaaGTGTACTGTActtagcatttattttatata harbors:
- the LOC132140177 gene encoding uncharacterized protein LOC132140177 is translated as MIWRCIICYVFVALTLKSLLSHINFAHSRSPDFRLVCGIDGCTKEYRVYNSFWYYIRRTHSQYLDGVSSSRSHRRERSAQHEASGEPRITDSNNLWTYSGRTLVAQETRNSSDSPDNEKTLENSVDLQTSLLVPVEHFGDFDAFVTGETVFSGLRSNTVLRSHPNLEAQDVLLNETSDSNPTLPIPNRPSDDSSSSCLHQETPNDELSSDDVLSRHATAIVMTAREKHHLSQNGVNDVVAEVQEYQAQLLNSLRSQLKNSIQQTCRK